One window from the genome of Melospiza georgiana isolate bMelGeo1 chromosome 13, bMelGeo1.pri, whole genome shotgun sequence encodes:
- the MEX3B gene encoding RNA-binding protein MEX3B isoform X1: MPSSLFADMERNGSGGGGGGGGGGGGETLDDQRALQIALDQLSLLGLDNDETGSIYDNEPRKKSVNMTECVPVPSSEHVAEIVGRQGCKIKALRAKTNTYIKTPVRGEEPLFVVTGRKEDVAMARREIISAAEHFSMIRASRNKNTALNGTVPGPPNLPGQTTIQVRVPYRVVGLVVGPKGATIKRIQQQTHTYIVTPSRDKEPVFEVTGMPENVDRAREEIEAHIAMRTGGIIELTDENDFHANGTDVGFELNGTGSLWSKPTPPSITPTPGRKPFCNYRNDSSSSLGSASTDSYFGGGTGGGGSARLADYSPPSPALSFSHNGNNNNNSANGYVYGGGGGDVLSSPDCCSELPFDSPPGFDLAPAPPPGAALLWPQFERGPAAPPSPAPSPAAAAAFPGAAPANANLALLVSGPRRGAAPPPARLSPPLHGSAAGTEHPLARRVRSDPGGRLLAASYPLYANGLGAHLPGLPSDSSASSSSSSSSSSSSSCSSSGVRRKGSRDCSVCFESEVIAALVPCGHNLFCMECANRICEKTEPQCPVCHSAVTQAIRIFS; encoded by the exons ATGCCCAGCTCGCTTTTTGCAGACATGGAGAGGAacgggagcggcggcggcggcggtggtggtggtggtggcggGGGAGAGACCCTGGATGACCAAAGAGCCCTTCAGATCGCCCTGGatcagctctccctgctggggctggacaACGACGAGACGGGCTCCATTTACGACAACGAGCCTCGGAAAAAGAGCGTGAACATGACTGAATGCGTGCCGGTGCCCAGCTCGGAACATGTCGCTGAGATAGTGGGGAGACAAG GTTGTAAAATCAAAGCTCTGCGGGCAAAGACCAACACCTACATCAAGACCCCGGTTCGCGGGGAGGAGCCGCTCTTTGTTGTGACGGGCAGAAAGGAAGATGTggccatggcccgcagggagatCATCTCTGCGGCCGAGCACTTCTCCATGATCCGAGCCTCGCGGAACAAGAACACAGCCCTGAACGGCACCGTCCCCGGCCCCCCGAACCTGCCCGGCCAAACCACCATCCAGGTGCGGGTGCCTTATCGCGTGGTGGGCTTGGTCGTGGGGCCCAAGGGGGCGACCATCAAGCGCATCCAGCAGCAGACGCACACGTACATCGTGACCCCGAGCCGGGACAAGGAGCCGGTCTTTGAAGTGACAGGCATGCCAGAGAACGTGGACCGGGCCCGGGAGGAGATCGAGGCGCACATCGCCATGCGCACCGGCGGCATCATCGAGCTGACGGACGAGAACGACTTCCACGCCAACGGCACGGACGTGGGCTTCGAGCTGAACGGCACGGGCAGCCTCTGGAGCAAGCCCACGCCGCCCAGCATCACACCCACCCCGGGCCGCAAGCCCTTCTGCAACTACCGCAACGACAGCTCCAGCTCGCTGGGCAGCGCCTCCACCGACTCCTACTTCGGGGGCGGCACCGGGGGGGGCGGCAGCGCCCGCCTGGCCGACTACAGCCCCCCGAGCCCGGCGCTGAGCTTCTCGCACAAcggcaacaacaacaacaacagcgCCAACGGCTACGTGtacggcgggggcggcggcgaCGTCCTCTCCTCCCCGGACTGCTGCTCCGAGCTGCCCTTCGACTCGCCGCCCGGCTTCGACCtggcgcccgccccgccgcccggggCCGCCCTCCTCTGGCCGCAGTTcgagcgcggccccgccgcgccgccctcGCCCGCGCCctcgcccgccgccgccgccgccttcCCGGGCGCCGCGCCCGCCAATGCCAACCTGGCGCTGCTGGTGAGCGGCCCCCGGCGCGGCGCCGCCCCGCCCCCGGCGCGGCTCTCCCCGCCCCTGCACGGCAGCGCGGCCGGCACCGAGCACCCGCTGGCGCGCCGGGTGCGCAGCGACCCCGGCGGGCGGCTGCTGGCCGCCTCCTACCCGCTGTACGCCAACGGGCTGGGCGCCCACCTGCCCGGGCTGCCCTCCGACTCCTCCgcctcctcgtcctcctcctccagctcctcgtccagctcctcctgctcctcctctggcGTGCGGCGGAAGGGCAGCCGCGACTGCTCGGTGTGCTTCGAGAGCGAGGTGATCGCGGCGCTGGTGCCCTGCGGCCACAACCTCTTCTGCATGGAGTGCGCCAACCGCATCTGCGAGAAGACGGAGCCGCAGTGCCCCGTGTGCCACAGCGCCGTCACCCAGGCCATCCGCATCTTCTCCTGA
- the MEX3B gene encoding RNA-binding protein MEX3B isoform X2 encodes MERNGSGGGGGGGGGGGGETLDDQRALQIALDQLSLLGLDNDETGSIYDNEPRKKSVNMTECVPVPSSEHVAEIVGRQGCKIKALRAKTNTYIKTPVRGEEPLFVVTGRKEDVAMARREIISAAEHFSMIRASRNKNTALNGTVPGPPNLPGQTTIQVRVPYRVVGLVVGPKGATIKRIQQQTHTYIVTPSRDKEPVFEVTGMPENVDRAREEIEAHIAMRTGGIIELTDENDFHANGTDVGFELNGTGSLWSKPTPPSITPTPGRKPFCNYRNDSSSSLGSASTDSYFGGGTGGGGSARLADYSPPSPALSFSHNGNNNNNSANGYVYGGGGGDVLSSPDCCSELPFDSPPGFDLAPAPPPGAALLWPQFERGPAAPPSPAPSPAAAAAFPGAAPANANLALLVSGPRRGAAPPPARLSPPLHGSAAGTEHPLARRVRSDPGGRLLAASYPLYANGLGAHLPGLPSDSSASSSSSSSSSSSSSCSSSGVRRKGSRDCSVCFESEVIAALVPCGHNLFCMECANRICEKTEPQCPVCHSAVTQAIRIFS; translated from the exons ATGGAGAGGAacgggagcggcggcggcggcggtggtggtggtggtggcggGGGAGAGACCCTGGATGACCAAAGAGCCCTTCAGATCGCCCTGGatcagctctccctgctggggctggacaACGACGAGACGGGCTCCATTTACGACAACGAGCCTCGGAAAAAGAGCGTGAACATGACTGAATGCGTGCCGGTGCCCAGCTCGGAACATGTCGCTGAGATAGTGGGGAGACAAG GTTGTAAAATCAAAGCTCTGCGGGCAAAGACCAACACCTACATCAAGACCCCGGTTCGCGGGGAGGAGCCGCTCTTTGTTGTGACGGGCAGAAAGGAAGATGTggccatggcccgcagggagatCATCTCTGCGGCCGAGCACTTCTCCATGATCCGAGCCTCGCGGAACAAGAACACAGCCCTGAACGGCACCGTCCCCGGCCCCCCGAACCTGCCCGGCCAAACCACCATCCAGGTGCGGGTGCCTTATCGCGTGGTGGGCTTGGTCGTGGGGCCCAAGGGGGCGACCATCAAGCGCATCCAGCAGCAGACGCACACGTACATCGTGACCCCGAGCCGGGACAAGGAGCCGGTCTTTGAAGTGACAGGCATGCCAGAGAACGTGGACCGGGCCCGGGAGGAGATCGAGGCGCACATCGCCATGCGCACCGGCGGCATCATCGAGCTGACGGACGAGAACGACTTCCACGCCAACGGCACGGACGTGGGCTTCGAGCTGAACGGCACGGGCAGCCTCTGGAGCAAGCCCACGCCGCCCAGCATCACACCCACCCCGGGCCGCAAGCCCTTCTGCAACTACCGCAACGACAGCTCCAGCTCGCTGGGCAGCGCCTCCACCGACTCCTACTTCGGGGGCGGCACCGGGGGGGGCGGCAGCGCCCGCCTGGCCGACTACAGCCCCCCGAGCCCGGCGCTGAGCTTCTCGCACAAcggcaacaacaacaacaacagcgCCAACGGCTACGTGtacggcgggggcggcggcgaCGTCCTCTCCTCCCCGGACTGCTGCTCCGAGCTGCCCTTCGACTCGCCGCCCGGCTTCGACCtggcgcccgccccgccgcccggggCCGCCCTCCTCTGGCCGCAGTTcgagcgcggccccgccgcgccgccctcGCCCGCGCCctcgcccgccgccgccgccgccttcCCGGGCGCCGCGCCCGCCAATGCCAACCTGGCGCTGCTGGTGAGCGGCCCCCGGCGCGGCGCCGCCCCGCCCCCGGCGCGGCTCTCCCCGCCCCTGCACGGCAGCGCGGCCGGCACCGAGCACCCGCTGGCGCGCCGGGTGCGCAGCGACCCCGGCGGGCGGCTGCTGGCCGCCTCCTACCCGCTGTACGCCAACGGGCTGGGCGCCCACCTGCCCGGGCTGCCCTCCGACTCCTCCgcctcctcgtcctcctcctccagctcctcgtccagctcctcctgctcctcctctggcGTGCGGCGGAAGGGCAGCCGCGACTGCTCGGTGTGCTTCGAGAGCGAGGTGATCGCGGCGCTGGTGCCCTGCGGCCACAACCTCTTCTGCATGGAGTGCGCCAACCGCATCTGCGAGAAGACGGAGCCGCAGTGCCCCGTGTGCCACAGCGCCGTCACCCAGGCCATCCGCATCTTCTCCTGA